GGAGGTGGATCCAGAGTTTATGCATCAATATGAGAAAAGGTTGAAGGGTGAGGCTTCTCTGGAAGAGGCCACACAGCCTGAATGTGCGGGAGATGAAGGCCATAATCCTCCCAGTTCTCTCAGCTCACCACCCAGTACCTTGCCACGCTCCCACAGCCCCCATGACTCAGGCTTGGATGAACCATCAACAGACACTGAGCATGCAGAACCTCAGAGTCTTGACTCAGGTCATGATAAAGAGGACACAACCCCTACTGGTAATTCTGCAGTGGATGTCTCCACACCAACTGTAGGGAAACCTGAAACAAATGTTACTACTTGTAAAAATGATGATCAGGATAAGGATGTGTACAATATGGATGACTTAGCAAATGGACTTCATGACTCTCAAAATATTACAAGGGTAACTGTGCCAGGGCCTGGTGAGATGGCTTCACCTGCTGCTTGTGAGGCAGTAGCTGAGCACTGATTTTTCATGGTTAAAACACAACATATTCATTGACATtgtcatattttgtttttatttatttatttttaacaccGCAaaaatcttttgtttttatttatttatttattatttgttttactcCTTGGAAGTCTAGTTGTGTATGTTTTTTATAACTGAATGTCCAAGACATTCCTTAAAAATTATTAATAGAAATGCTTTCACCATCATATTTAGTTAAATTATTACTTTGATAATGTCTTGATGCTTTGATTATTAGTTCAAAGCTGACTTCTTTGTTGACCTGGAAATGTTAATTATATGCAGGGGTAACTTAGATTCAAAGCAGTTGATATATACTAGTAAATAACagcatagtatatatatatatatatatatatatatatatatatatatatatatatatatatatatatatatatataagaattgAGCATCTTCCTATTATAATGTATTGTTTAAACCAATATCTATTCAGTATCGATAACCATCAGTGACATACCTGTACAAATGAACACAGCATGTAGCTATTATTAAGGATGGTTGCACCAGGAGGGTTCCAGATGATAATAGTTACAGTATTAACATTTCAACAAAACAATCAGCAGCAATAGATTGAAATAGTAATATCTTGGTTTATGTAACCAGAACATTGGCATGTAGCTTTTTTGGGATCATTCTTTTCTGGGGATACTATCATGTATatgtttgtttaattatttgAAATATATAGATTGAATGTTGAGAAACTAAGAACTAGGAGAGTGAAGTGTAGGATGCAAGTAGAAGACCTTTATTGAGAGGATAAAAAGGTAACTATGCAACAAAATGGGAAATGTCTATTAACGGATATGATAACTACACTTTTACAATGTGCAAGTGTCAGAGTGTTGTGTTGGGTGTGCTTTTTCATCTCTTGAGTCTCAAAATTATTCCTGTCCTATTCACTGGGATGCAATAGCTGTGATTTTGCACTTACTAGCCATAAGGATTTACTAAGCGGCTTAATCTCATAAGACTGCTTTTCTCATTGAACAAATTCACTTTGCAGCCTTGCTTAGTATTGGTAGCAACTGTAAATTAGAACTAATAAGCCAATTCAGATgccttgtgtttatttgttttatttgtgtgaaATCATAGCAAGCAGCATGACATGATGGCTTTTGCTTTCTGACTGAAATTTATCAGTGAATAGAACATAACTAGaggctgccgtggtacagtggggCTGCGTGTGATTTGGGGGCACAAGATCCTTAAGTACTTGGGTTAGGTAGGGCATCCATTCGGGGTAACAGTTCCCATATACCAAAAGTCCTCTGCAAGGAAGCACAATTCTATTCCTAATACTCTAGGGAAACTGTACGTAAAAACCAgcaaaaaaagttaatagaacATAACTATTATATAGTTGATATTGGTAGCGAAGAAGATAACATGGAGTTGAGTTATACATAAAGTGTAATTAGAAGGAATGTTTTTTAAGTTAAGAAAATGAGATCGTTATAGTTGAAATGACTGGCTAAGATTTTGTCATTGGAATGAGTTTTATCAGTTAATTTATCTTAACACAGTATGGTTGTTATGGGGCAAGTATGTTCTTCATATACTAATGGCTCTATTATTGAAAATATTTTGCTTGGGTATTACTGTTGAGGTCATTTACGTATTAGAAGTATGTGGACATCATGACCTGTTGTGGCCATATTGTGCATGTAATTGGTTGTGGATTCACTGCTACCATCATGCTGTGATGttcacatttttcatcattctttaaTTTGCTTGTAATTGCTCTTGCCATGTTTAGAAATGGTTAGTTATTTGACAATCAGTgtagggtgttttttttattgttcaggCATTTATGTGCCTTTGTACGGTAGAGgaattaagttttatttttccttagagTTAATCAAATGGATTGCATTCCATATTTGTTACTTCTCTTTAGTGAAAACCAATAACCTCTCTGTTCAtgcgtctcacacacacacacacacacacacacacacacacacacacacacacacacacacacacacacacacacacacacacacacacacacacacacccggtagctcagtggttagagtgctggcttcacaagccagaggactggggttcgattccccggccaggtggagatatttgggtgtgtctcctttcacgtgtagcccctgttcacctagcagtgagtaggtacgggatgtaaatcaaggagttgtgaccttgttgtcctggtgtgtggtgtgtgcctggtctcaggcctatccgaagatcagaagtaatgagctctgagctcattccatagggtaacgtctggctgtctcgtcagagactgcagcagatcaaacagtgaaacacacacacacacacacacacacacacacacacacacacacacacacacacacacacacacacacacacacacacatacagagactgcagcagatcaaacacataTGGGATCAAAAGTGACAATTATAATAACAGTTATTAGAATCAAATTATTATTTAAGTGAAAAGAGAGTTTTTAGTACCAGTGGAAACAAAATGAGTGATTCAGTGAAGACTAAAGAAAAGATGTAAATTTAATGcatgagaaggataaaaaaaaaaagtgagaaggaaggtacttgtaattatttcagtTTATGGATTTTtatgatttcttcttcttcttcttcttcttcttcttcttcttcttcttcttcttcttctccttcttcttcttcttcttgttattattattattattattattattattattattattattattatttattattattattattacttcagtatttttaattatttgttCTTTTAACATAACACTGTAACATTTCTTGAGTAAAGCATGATGGTAAAGAAGCGAGTTGAAAAATTCTTGCAGATAATTGAAAAACATTATGGAGAGAAAGTTAACAATAAcatgagaagatgaagatgttCTCTAATGTAGGATTTATTTTATATGTAACGTGTTTCTGCACAACATACTATTCAATGCTGGAAATGGATAATATATATGATATGTGTATTATGTTTTAGCCATCTCGGTTTTGTTATTCAATTTTAGACATATCAGTACACCTTCAGTTATGGTTTCATTGTTTCATTGTGATAATTTCAGATATATCAAGATACCTTCAATTATGAGAATGGTCTGcatttgtcatttttgtttcttatatttgcaGGAAAAGACTGTTTAGCAGAATCAGTTGAATTATTCTGCTTGCAGCagcatgatttatttttcttgtttatttttgctgGGGAATGGTATAAATGTTTgtactgaagaaaataattagttaGGTGTAATATGTCacaaaattttatttttatgtcttAAGGTTGGTCCAGTGTCTAAGTGAGGAATATTGCTTTGAAGTgtgtgattatatatatatatatatatatatatatatatatatatatatatatatatatatatatatatatatatatattcacaaatACTGTAagctaaattaatgaaaatctCCTCTTAATTTTAAATGTGTAAATCACGCTAATTTTTTCATAGTCTTAATCTAGAATTTAAGCCACTAGATGTCATACATGACAAAGCAAttgcaaataaaaagaaaggttagTGAGCTGGACAAAACATTTCTAATAAAGACTCAAAAGCAGTACTTCACCTTTTGAGTCTAATTAATAGTTAGATATTACATTATTATACATGACATTAAACTTCTTTGCTGCTTTATACCAAAAGAGAACTTGCAATGCATGTATGGTTGAAATTTAAATATGCTTTCAGGTAAGCAATGAGTGCACAAAATACCATGGATTTCAATTTTGTATATGGTCATTACTAAGTACATATTTGCTTACACATACAGCATGAAGGCATGATGCAAAATATGATAGTGATGTAGTTGAAAGAACATGTAATACTATAGTGCTCAAAAGTATGATTCACTTCATACTTATGTCTGGCTACTTACTTTGTTGTGTTCagcaatttggatttagaatATCACTCGTGGAAATGGATTGGCAGTGAAGGGCGAAGACTGGTGTGATTAGTTATTAATGTTCATAGTACATGTATATTTAAGGATGTTTAACTTGGAGGTGAAGATGTGACTGCTTGTAGATGTTAGTTGGCTGATGTAACTGAGGCCATAGGGTATAATATTTTTGCATATTTATCTTGTTGCATACATATATCACAACTACAGTTTTATACAACATACATAAGGATATTTTGTAAAGGAAACAAGCAGGGTAAGAacatttttgttgtattttggtAAATATATTTGCTTAATGTAAAGGTCTTGATGACCATCATggcagtttttattttctgaatTAATCGGTAGCTATCACGATAGCTTTGTCATGTACAAGTATTAGTAACCATCATGGCAGTGCACATCTGAGACATTATTGCTCAGTTCTTTCTTGATCATTCCTATCTTGTCAAAGATTTATAAACTGGAAATAGATTTTGTAATATAATATTTTGTTTGAAgaatgatgtttttttatttatttattctgttatctttttattttactgtaaAGACATCcaaccaattctctctctctctctctctctctctctctctctctctctctctctctctctctctctctctctctctctctctctctctcgcacaaacACATCTATATAGCAAATTATGAAATATTTAGTTGCCATGTTTTGAGTAGATTGGTTTTAAAATGTATGTATACAAGTCAGGATTCAGAATATTTTCTCAAgtggatattgagtatattgtCAGATTCAGAGAAAATACTGTGACTGAAGGCTTTTTAGCCACATATATGACTTTCTGACATGCTTTGTACTAGTTTGCAAAGTGTACATGAAATCAATCCCATTTGTATGAAAACCATGTACTCAGTCATAGAGATTATGAAATAATTGTTGGTACTATTTTTCTATGACATTAGAATAtcattgataaaaaaatgagttttattcatcttttcttagcACACTTGCATTAATATCTAAGTTTATATGGCATGCATTCACAATTGCACTCCATTCCTCCCAGTCATCACAATCACTCTTCCTTGTTCCACAGATGTTCCTCTTCCATTTGAGACACTTATAATATGTACATACTTCAAACAGCCTAGACTATGCCATTGATTCTGACAGTGATATAACTACTGTTCTCTGTGTTGGACCTAAGAAGTTAAGAGAATGAAGTGAGGAAGTATGGATGTGAAAGATGGTGGGTGCCTTGttttaacttctctctctctctctctctctctctctctctgaacattttATCCTGTTTATGTAAAATATaattaacaaatagataaactggTTTATCCAGCAAAATATGGTGCAATGCAGaaacacatataaacaaaatgcgTGAAAAATATTGATAGATACTTTTattggaataaaggaaagaaagaaaagaaaatatatatattcttaaatATTCAAAACAAAATGCAGGAACAATGTTGATAGATAAttctaataataagaaaaaaatcaactcaTTTATTGTTAAAATTTTAAAGAAATGAATTTAATTTGTTTAACATAAGTATTGTAACAATAAGTGCattaagataaatacaaaatacagaAGTGACTGGCACTAAGAACTAATTATTATGTACAGTATGAGGGCGCaagtaataaaaacataataacacACAATTAAATAAATATCAAGATAAGCCAGGAAAACGCTATtaagtatataaataatatagtCAATGTGGGAGGCCTAGttagaatggatggatggatggatggatataaaaagaaataagaaaaaagagtctGAAATGCCTGAAAAGCCTCTGGCAAACGGGAAGCCAATAGCAGTCCATAAGTGACGGTATTCCTCAAgaatgggaagggaggagataaaATAGCGGAGTGTTAACAAGCCAATTGAATTGACTGTCAGTGACGCCTGTTTTTTTCGCGTCGGTCTTTTTTTCGCGTTTTGTGGTGAATGTGTATCTCGGAATCTAGCAAAAGAGAGCCAATAGCAGTCCATAAGTGAAGGCATTCCTCAAGAATACGACGGTATAAACTAGTGGAGTGTTAACAAGGGTATTTAATTAACTATCAGTGAtgtctagctttttttttccgtcgGTCTATTTTCGCGTTTTATGGGGAGTGTAGTTGCAGGAACTAAAGTTCCAACGGGAATTTACTATTCATTGACGTAATATCTAAAGGATAGGGTAGTATATCGTtccaacaggaaaaaaaaattgctaaaaTGAAACATAACATTCCAGcatgaaaagtgaatgaaacaaATGAGGCTCCGAATCAGGCGGATTCACAATACAGAAACAAAACTGGGAAACACGGAGTTCCAACACGCCGTGCTACGCCTCACCTGTGTATTCCTGAAGAAGACGGGACAACTGTCACGCCTGTGAGCGTCTCACAGGACATCGCCAGGGCTCATAGGGCCCCTCCAGGGGAACCAGGCAgccctcaacaacaacaacaacaacaaccagcgGCCAATCAATATACCCACTCCTTTCTTTGAGTGAAACTTAGCCATCACGTGACTCAAGCTCCTTTTAACCATCTATTATTCTGGTAGATATTCCAAACAGATTTTAGGTAAGTACTTTATCGTGTGTCCACCTAACTTTACCACTTGCCTTGGTCCTTAACCTTCTGACGCTGAAATGATCGGACGTGTCTGACTCTGCTCCTGCTCGTACACGTTTTGAGCTTTCCTTCATCAATTGACGGTGTTTTTTCGCCCTACACATAACCTATCTGTGATAACCTGAGTACCTAATGATCCATGCAGCctggaagaaaaagtagaagtgAGAGTGGAAGAATTACAGGTGCGGGCAAAGGTCGTTGTGCTGTTACTTCCCACGGGGCCAGCCGTTGGCGTAATCGGTTTGAAATATATGTGTACTAAGCcacccacatacatacatatacatgtacGTATGTACTCCTTACTGATCTTGGCCATATGATATCTCCGTAGCAACACCAGATATCCTTGGAAGGCGTTAAGGATGGCTTGGGCTTTATGTCTATCGACTgcacaagaatcattaaggtaGACATGTCAGTTTGTGGACAATCCTTAGCTAAGGATTTAACAGGTAGCTTGTATATCATATGCCTCACACTGCCTGCCAATCTCCTGCATCTAagccagtggttcttaacctggggtaccTGTACCCCCAAGGGTTACGAAACCTTAAACCTAGGGGTACGATACATGGTAGCCAGTGCAATGGTACTGTATATTTACCATGAGAAAGCAAAGgatatattttcctaattttttcttACTATAATTGTCTCAATTTTTTAAAGTTATTGTTAATGTGTTGGTGTATTATGTAGTATTACTCATAATTACTGTTACAATTTGCATTCATTGAATCCTACTAATTGACACTTTTCATTTGAAATAAGAAAGTGCCTTTGAAGGTAAGTGTTATTGTGCTTTGTCATAACATTGTCAAAAATTTATTAAGATTTATTAAGTTAACATGGCAAATTTAGAGAAATTAATACACCTGAGGGCTGGGAATAGAGCTGTTTGCACTaggttacatcccgtacctattaactgctagatgaacagaggctacacattaagaggctcgcccgtTTGACTTGCCACACCCAGGACTCCAACCCGGGCTCTCTTCGTTGTgagctgagtgtgctaaccTCTACATTATGtggtatgtatttacctaattgtaacatacgggaaaagagctatgctcgtgttgtcccgtctccatatctattaatgtccagctttttcttaaaatcatgaatattccttgcgttgaccacttccacgtctaaactattccatgcttccacccttctatgagggaagctatattttttcacatctctcctataagtggccatttttaattttttcccatgccctctcgacactctttcattccacatacacagatcttccctatccattttttccatgccaatcatcactctgtatattgctatcaggtctcccctttctcttctgttttccagggttggatgtgtgtgtgtgtgtgtgtttacctagttatattgtacagggttcaaaggggctcatagtgtcctgtctccatatcaccgcttatctaatttttctttaaaattattaaCATTGTGCTGCAACAACTTTATCATTTATTGCTTTCTACTTTTCCActattctgtgtggaaaagtTCTTTCCAATATTCTTCATACACTTCTtagcatgtcctcttgtccttccagcttcttttgtcaccagcaccaggtcttgcttgtctgCCTTTTCAATGTCATTGACTATTTTATACAGTGTTATTAGGTCTCTGCTTTCTCTTcgatcttgtaaggttggcagtctcaTTTCTCTCAGCTTTACTTCATATGTTagatcctttagttctggcaccttTGTAACTGTCCTCTGAATCTGTTCTAATTCTTCTTACATCCTTTTTCAAGCTCTTTGACCATACCACTGCcgcatattccaactttggacgtatcatactcgtaattttttcatcatatccttatccatgtattgaaatgccacctaatattagtcaacatcttatacgTAGTTCCAAATATTTAATTTATATGCTTTTCGGGGCTCATGATTTCTTTCACAACCACTCCCAgatgtttttcctctttagtcttcataatgtgttcctctcccatcaaatacagtggtaccttggagtaCGAACGCTTTTTGAGTATGAACAACTTGGATTACGaacaaaaaaacttttttttttgcattggaggacgaactttgctttggagtgcAAACAATAACAACGCGGTCAACAGATTGCGCGCATTACTGTGcgatcagctgactgcatgctggggcaccacgctgcctcagtgcctcaggagtgttgtttgtagttgtttggttgttgttttgtagtgcctgggatgataataataagtgtttttagttattaagatcattgcTTAGTGTAGCAGCACACATGGtcacgagacatacagacagacgtatgGAAGATTCCAGAAGatccgaggggaagagagagtatccagctcatgaattaaaagccttaacccttatagccTGTCAGGCACGATTGTGGCTCTTACGTTAGAGCCTTTCAGGCATGATCTTGGTGCTTTTCAGAAGCCGCGCTCCTTTATGCcgcacagtttgtttatgcttgaggctatctgtcatatatcgaggcctgtcattggcccaatgttttcaagatggtggacacttgGCCGatcatgtatcagcttttacaaggatatgtttgtgtaggtgtaAGGGCACCAAgcgtgaggatggtgagagcacttatgtcagtatgctgtattttatgattttttatgtatttcttggtgagatataagatatacatgtatttccgtggataagtaagcagttcagaaacatattatgaagcatgacaatattggaattgttattggtttagataagagtgcgtagtgctggcttgatggagtcagctgaggaggatgtgttgacgCTGGGTCATGGTCAAGACAGCCCCTGACCATGACGGCCCTCCATGAGTCCCCCCCAATGGCCTCATATTTACTATGACAGCCCCACACTACAGACCACAGCGacctcagtttcttttttacccGTAAGATGGTTTTAAATTATCCTTGTTAATAGAGCATCTTAtactaagacagattgtattaataaatcagttgctccccactcccccatccctccccttccttcctcacccagtgATAGGTACTGTACCACGTAGTACCGTACGTGAGTGCTTTTAATCACCGCAATAATGTTATCGTataatgtttatcagtaaattgcatacttgttgatacaatctgtcttaaatGTAAGATTGCAAAACATAATATTGAAACATTTGGTATTTAGCCAAGTGGCACCTCTGGCTGCTGCAGCAAGACAGCAACAGTCCTCGTCACCTCATAAAAACTCAATGGACTATCGTGCGCCTCTCAAATTTTAAAATCATCTTACGggtaaacaaaaccttaaaatgcTTGTTTATATAATATTTTCTGCTTATAAATGCATGTTCTCTTACCTCTTTCAATGTTTATATGTGCAAGGTACAGTACACCGGTGTACTAATACGTTATTGTTTTTAACGCTccatactacaaaacactatcTCGGGAACGCTGAGTTGCCATCCGCAGTTAACGtgttaacataatgaaagaaataagaggacaatAACCTAAAATTTGGTGTGGGGTCGTCATGGTAAACATGGGGCCATTGGGGTCGGGGGCCGTCATGGTCAGGGGCCATCTTGACCAGGAAACattgacgcttgtttctgacaGTGAAGAAGTTGAATattcatattacaatttgcttacttcctgatttattttccataatgaatgcagtatatcaaagaaacttattggcttatataagagtgtgcggtgctggcttgatggagtcacatgaggatgtggtgacgcttgtttctgaccatgagaagttgaattttcattatattacattttgcttagtttcctgcttttttatcctattttttttatagttacagcataaaagtagtagtatatatagtaatagtattaaaaagtaagaaattaggtagaaaatataatttttttggtcTTGGGAGGTAGTTGGGAATGAATTATAATTActtccataagaatacatgtattttgatgctttggagCAAGAACAGAATTTTGAACGGATTAAGTTTgtattccaaggcaccactgtagtttcatactggtcttctcttactcttcttgaTTCCTTTAATAGCATTTCGTGGCActgaattctaacttccactttttactccactcataaattttgtctgcagcagcaaacagtcttctTGGGTCTTAATTACTCTTAACCGGTCACTCAATACTGTATGTGATCTGCATATGCCTGGAACATAATGGCGGGTAACACTGACCCCTGTGTcattccacttgttactttagcccaggatgagtatgtatccctAATCACAGTtgtcatctctctttccttgaagTAATCCCTTACctaatttaatatttttcctctcagtcctcctatgttctccagcttccaaagtagtctgctatttgggactttatcaaaagcctttctaTGTCCAGGTAcacagtgtccacccatccatctctgctctccagtccttctattactcttgagtagaaacttagtaaatttgacacacatgatctTCCTGCCCTGAACCCAAATTATCTGTTCAGtataacttgtttttcttccagatatttaatccatttttctttgataacaatttcacatatctctcCCAGAAAACTTGTGATacaggtctgtaatttaatggctcagttgactttcctcctttgaatattgggattatgtttgctgtcttccattccagtggtactctcccttcctttattgaGCTGGTTACCATTTCCAAAATTGGTTCTAACAGTTGATCTTTACATTCCGTTAGTTcccagcctgacacaccatcCGGTCCCATCGCTTTTTTGACATCCAAAATTTTCTAATAGTCTTCCAATTTCTtgtttgtgcactatgatttcctgcaagcCTGTACAATgtaatgtcctatttggttcagTAAAATCCTCTTCAGTGAAAACAATCTTGAAggtctcattcattatttcactcatttcctctgctgtttggtatgttttccctcctttaactatttttctattgtttccttattcttcatcttaccattgatatacttgggttcatcttcacttttctgcACATCTTtgtcaaagtttctttcttcctctcttcatactCTTAACATATTAATTTTTAGCATCCTTATTCTGCTATCTGCTACTTCTGTTTCTCTACTTTTTGAGTTTCATCtaagttttatctttctttctcttagttTCTATACATCTGCCATTGTACCAGGCTCATTTACACTTCTTTACTCTCTAGATTGCTATgtatttcctcactccctcattaTACTTCTGTAGGAATAATTATTCATATTTCCCCAGTACTATCTTGCCATTTATAATGTTTCCCCATTCTTTGCCACCAAAACTTtgtcttaacttttcaaaatttgctcttgcataattaaATCTCTCCTTTTTGTATTCCTCCCTGTATCTTAGCACTTCCCATTCCTGCATTTCTAATTCTAATGTTACATGGTCACTTctggtcacttcttcccattggactctGATACTGAATGATAGGAGGGGGCTCTGGCttttttgtgaatactaggtcaagcaatgatgtttttttctcctctgtactgtgttgattcttccacccactgatccagtgtATTCACCATAGTTAACTGTAACATCTCACTTCATGATacagcattacccat
The window above is part of the Portunus trituberculatus isolate SZX2019 chromosome 14, ASM1759143v1, whole genome shotgun sequence genome. Proteins encoded here:
- the LOC123503544 gene encoding uncharacterized protein LOC123503544, coding for MPQQHTTADQVNFLSQWFMSWSEMQREDFLPVLTQAYQPKDNLNGLVGGYESLSSQGRRPSLFDCQMKLFHEWFGAWTETERQTLLEHLREVDPEFMHQYEKRLKGEASLEEATQPECAGDEGHNPPSSLSSPPSTLPRSHSPHDSGLDEPSTDTEHAEPQSLDSGHDKEDTTPTGNSAVDVSTPTVGKPETNVTTCKNDDQDKDVYNMDDLANGLHDSQNITRVTVPGPGEMASPAACEAVAEH